GGCACGTGCGTGTGCAAGGCAATagaccacgcgcgagcagggtAAGAGCCAATGGTGTGGGAGCAGTACAAGAACAGCGCGCAGGAGATACGACCAAACACGgtgatcctgcaggaggctacgcgggtatGCCGGATGTGTTTCAGCaacacacgtgcgtgagcagagaaggctcagctcgtgagcaggaggatcttaaggttcgcggaggagttggcatagcgaacccatcCGGCTCTATTGTCTCGTCCCAGGGATCCacaacatccagcagctcctattcctcgtcgatcgccaagcaagaccacaagtcaccgtggagattaccccttcgaccatcttccacccatggcaacccttctcgacaaacttcttcgtcatccatggagtctcaTCATCGTCAAGCTTTTCTTTTCGctgatcctatcgccacggggcttcactttccgcgtgttctccttcataaccaaggctaccccaaggtttgccctaattcactgaatcttcttaatgtcggcgattcctttgccggaatatcgccgttaacttcctgttatctattttcctGGACCtaggacttgattgctatgttttggaaaagttctagggtgttctttgtaaaatttccaaagctttctgtatttcaaatcgatggacttctacatttcatagattttcgtaggaagttcataaaaatgtaaaatcagttttgtttgaaatcctaagtcaaaccctacaagttttaagTTGTGCTCGTGAGTTGAAAATCtctgatgtgtggtttaggtcaaatattagggaatgaatgttttattgtgcttatattgtatgcatgtgttatagctggaagataaattatagggtgtatgttttaagtggagaagtgtgatagttagttaatcctatcaccctagtgctcataCCCCTatcatcaagacattgtccttgtcttgattgctgtttctttaggttccttgtcgtataaggatccccgttagttcttgtgtgtctgctgcttagctaatatgtCTCGACAGCTATACTTCAGtggcaggttatcaacccagccacttaacatctgttttctttaagtctatgatgtttctgcgtaaccgctatcagccgatgcatttcttgtgagatgtttctaccatcggctggttagctgaaacggttgttatctttctagtatcggctactgccagTAACATTCTGTTAttccgtcctacatcggctatcacatagccgatcaatttgaggtgcacacacgatcttagggttcttgccatcggccgacccaagccgattttggttgcttttccatatcggtcaaacacggtcgatcgatccttagttctctcatccttatccacacccttctatcagtcgatttatcggctgagcaaTCGACTATCtacttatcggtcatatacccttaaccacactccatttgGCTATACgccactcaatagttgtgctgacgtaatcgagtcgatataaccacacttagttacctagaataacacttaagcacatctcagttaagacaactactttaggaatcacccctctgctgaagtactcgatgctttcatcgatcgtctagaaacccgatgcacctttcagtcgactaaacctctgttgtttccaatcggctttgttgtaatcttcaacgagtagccgattctaattagttgtccacctaaagctccgtctaagtttagttttagatctttttggttgttttgtgaataatatgttaaatgagtgctaAATTGCAACTGTATtatgaagtaaggtagttttatgtgcacactttgaatgaaatattgcattgcatgtagatacgactacttctacaaacggtacttacgagatctcccagaagtctgcaaaggatgtttctgaagaccaagtgaacgccaccaagggatatcgtaagccccgaaccaaagttcggaagataacaatactaacatccctaacttcagtcccaccagtaaaggcaagccccggacatatcccactactttatttacactgcaatctatgtctatttatattgtatcttgcattacatctaggagttgaaatgaaaccctagatgcatgaatcttaggaaccaatgtattgaacccgagtcctcatcgcttagatgctctgctaaataggaccggcaaaagtcgggtgatttcctgtcactcacgcgatataggagttgcttgtttacgattctgcaaccactataaggatgacggacagggtcatgtgctgtgtcatgacctggaagtttaccctgtctattttgataaaagttttaaggtcgaaatgtgtggtagtggtggctaagcatttgaaagtactagccacatgccgcgaaatatggtaagcggtaagcctagtacccgattggcccggcgaatggaacgcgtctccaccactcgacttttattttatgtttacacgcaccgacgtgtgggagtacgttctgcatggcagacatgaatacgggttttgtagtcgcgctacagacgtatgtcctgcacgagtgatgtgcgtacggtcctgcagtcgcttgtggtggccccgatccataacccggaatatgagggaaacggttgcttcggaacgccctatTGGCAttccaggcgtgtgtgttaggtttaccttgcaagggttaaattcgattcgttTTAACAGTAGCTTATTTACTTAATTTAcaacaactttcatgttgaagtCCTATAGACAAGGTTATTTGTTATGGTTAATAAATTGATTTCCTTAGATTGGACAGAAAACAACAGGAACCAAGATGAACTTTGTTTAATGATTTAGCTATTTTGGGAGTGAATTTTTATCCAGTTCATCCATAACTCAATTTTTATTCGAATTTAAAGATATGCAGCTTGCACGACCTTTCTATCCTCACAACCTCACAGTTGCCACTAACTTGGCCTTACGGAGTTATTTCGGTGGCTTAATTagtacgtctctccctataataactagtcgagcACTCTTCGTTCTTAACCTATCATACTCGCGGTACTCGCGGCTAGTGTATCTGAAAAAACTCACATAGATATCCTAATTTATATTGGCACCTGGCTATATTCCAATATTTCCATAGGGCTTTACGAGTTAGATATaatccttaacgagtccaacgcgTTCTGCGGTCAAGTCTTGTAAAACTTATTTTAAAGATTTGTTGCATACCTCAGTGTACACTTttcgctctgataccagctgtggcagaaccgctcgaattaatctagctcaagtgcactaaccatcatccataaagatgaactggctaccatgcacttcaaacggagtaaTCCGATAGTCTGTTGGGTAAATCCTGATACGACCACTTAATATTTCAATCGAAACAAAGTGTACACTtaactcgcacgaaggcaagtccagagattatAACATTTCACAACTTTTATCTCACAAATCTAACAGTTTGTCGGGTAAATCCCTATGCGACCACTTaatatttcgatcgaaacaaagcGTACACTTAACTCGCATGAAGGCAAGTCCAAAGATTACAATATTCCAAAACTTTTATCTCACAAGTCTCACATCAATTATTGCAGGTCAACTTTATCAAACGAGTACTTTAAAGTTCAAACATAGAAACTTTATTCAGAGTTTAAGTagcagcggaaagaaaacacgATCATCTATCGTCGATTTGGATACCACGATGAAGCCCATATGTGGCATCACTCGGCAGAGtcattgttggccggggacggatcccactccacggtccaaccAGTCAGCAAAGTACATGGCTACGTCAAACCAGCTATCATATCTTCAAAAGACACACCTAAAAATATTGCCACAAtaaagactgagtatactaatactcagcaagacttacccggctAGTGGTATGAGAATACCGACTCCTAAGCATTCATGGTTCTAAGgttctagggtttcttttgctaaaaagcaacaaagagtaagtccttaattttatattttagcttttaatattctagttcatttaacatctctaagtgagcatctatctctaaccaaaCATGATGGAAAATATTTAATCATTCGacaagtttcatcatagccacggttcctcttgttactctatgtggcagaagtattaaatagtctcaattaccgcgagaaatggatgattgggatcgaatttcataaccttgcaaggtaaacctaacacacacacacatggagtaccgaagggtcaccccaagcaacttttcccctttctttccgggttgtggatcagagTCACCCTCCCCGACTATAGAGCCACGCTCTGCACTCGCATGTGTATATCCATCTGAACTTCATTCAAGTAGGGTGGaagtaaagtccacttgccgggccaatcggatACTTACATCAACCCACCGGCTGTGTGGACCAGCGACGACGACCTTGTACGAGAGATGAGGAGATctctttcttggtggagaaGCTCCATAGTGAAGACAGTATCAATTTGATCGGAAGAGATAGTGGTGAGCCTTGCCTGTGTGGAAAGCATCTCTCATCCGGCTTGGCGTGAGCATAGTGATGAGTCCAAGACCTTGACGTGAAGAGACTTGGTGACTAGGAGCATATCGTTGGTGGAGCTCCAGCGCTTACTTAGAAGTGGCATTTGCCTACCAATACTATGGGATAAAATCGCCGTGCTGAGTTTGCATCTCTCCAACCCACTCCTCTATGTTTCCGCATTTTATATTTGAAACTTGTGTATCTTTATCTTCTTAGAGTAGTTCTTACTAGAACTGGTTGTAGATTGCAAAACTCCTTTTTGGATGGGTTACATAGGAACCATAGTTGCTCATTTGGATAGCAGATCTGATTTATATTTTATGCATTTTAACGATAGTGTTAGTTTAAGATTTTAGATGGCCTAATTCACCGCTTCCTCCGTTCGGCATACGACCACTGATTCCTTCCACCGTGCATACCATGTCCATTCCGTTATGCATGCGAGTACGTTGCGCACAAACAACGAGACAAAGCACGGTATGTCGGGTCGCTAGAAAATAATGAGCGGGCCATGGTCACAACTACCTGCTAGTGTGCAGCATTACCTGCAGGGACTCTTGGAGATAGAGACATCACAACTCAAAGTCCTCATTTTGTTTGGTCATACAGTACATAGCAGATCAGGAGATGACACAGCTGCATTATCATCACATACTTACTATATATAGCTACTAGCAATAGCACACAGGACAGGGCTCCAATTAATCAGTCCCGCCCCTATATGCCCAATGGTACATAATAACACGCTCCTCCAGGGCTGCTGATAGATGATGCACCGAAGCATCACCGCGCCGGCCGGCTACGGACGGTGCTCAcgcagtggtggcggcggcacaGACCGGCAGGTCGTCGTCCTTGGTCGGTCGCTGCTTGAGGATGGGGTTGCTCTCGAAGAAGTTGAACGGCTTGAGGTCGAAGCCGGAGGACACGGTGGGCATGATGGGGAAGTCCTCCTGGCACGGTATGTGGTGGAACCCTAGCGTGTACCACAGCACCAGATCTCTGTTCTCGATCGGACGGTCCCTGTTCATCCATGCCATCACCATCACATACAATAATCAACTTCCATGAATCGGATGGATCAAAGTCTAGTAGCAGATACGGAGAACGTGTGCACAAACAAACCTGTCAGCCCAAGTGGCCAGTGTGTCCTCCCCTTTGCTCTGGTACACGAACAGCCCGCCTGCCCATTCCTCGCTCTTGTTGTAGGGTGTCACCCATATCTGATTGTTCGTGAAGGCGCCTCTCATTTGGGGCGGATCCTCGGGGTCCAGCAAGCTGGCGGCGGTGCCGGCGGGGACGACCTTGTAGCCGACGGGGTTGCCGACGCGTGTCTTCTTGGCCGGGTTGATGACGTGGAACTCAGCCGGCTCGTAGAGCTTGAGGCGCACCTGGGCGTCCTTCTCGGTCCGGGCGACGCGGCGGGTGGCCTTGAGGTAGCTCTTCCGTGGGGATTCGCCGGGGCCCGTCTCCTGGCGAGCCATCTCGACCCGCACGAAGGAGTTGTCGGCGCCGTCGACGTCCATGTCCAGCCGGAAGGTGACGAAATGGTCGTGGATGACGCCGATGACGTTCTCGGAGAGGAGCGTGCCGTGCATGTCCTCGTTCTCGCGGGCCTGCCTCAGGTGCGAGTAGGCCGTGCCTTTCACCATGAGGATGCCGCTGAGCCCAACCTTTGATTTTCATTTCATAGACGATGATTATGTAAGCTCATCAGTAAAACAAATATCACCGTTAATTATTACACGCCGAATATATATACTATCTCTGCAGTAAACAAGACTGATTAACTAATAATCCGTCCATGGATAAGTTTGTAGCTAGCACAACAACATTCACTGTTGAGGGAAGTTAATTAGCACTTGCGTGTTCCCAGCATGCTTGCTTATCCTTCTAAAGCTAGCCGATCGCCATCACTGGACCATTGACTGTTGAATGAAATGGATGGGATGACTAAACGGCGCCATTTTCTGTCGTCGACGAATTGTGTTGTGGATAGTTGGAAGCTGAGGCAACAAGCTGACTATGGCGGCCGAGGCCCCAATAATGGCCGTGCCCATCCGAGTAACGTGAAGCTCCACCAACTAGCAAGAATATCCCTGATCTTTAATTTAGGGTTCAATTAAGTCGCTGGAACCATCATGCATGAGAATCTGATGACTGAAGCGCTAGTACTCCCTCCACCCataatatatatacatatttGTTAGTGCAGAGATCTTAAGAACTGGAATCGACAGCCTCCAATTtgttgatatatatatatatatatatatatatatattatgttCCCTTGTTGTACTTTCCTTTTTTATAGGGTCACCATGCTGTATGTACCTTAACTACACAACTACACGAATTGTAAGAAAGTCTACTATATCATTAAAAAGGACAAGCAAATTAAATCTTTTGTTCAGAGTTTAGTCAGCAAATCAATCGTCCTAATTTCTTGCTGATCGATCCAAATATATGCCACTGACGATGTGCACTTGCAGAAGCGTCGTGTGCTTAAAAATTCTGGCACGTTTATACACGTACGgatgagagagggagggagaggtaTCGCGAGTACCTTGATGCGGATGAGGCCGTCCATCTGGAACTCCCAGTCCATGATGTAGTCGTAGTTGGCCACGGAAGCCACCATCCGCGCCACCAGCGTCACCTTCGGACGCGACTCCCTTATCTGCAGGAGAGCATTATTTGAGTCTTTTGTCCTTCGGAGGGAGAGCAAAATATCAGAGGCCAGTGTCACTAGCTTAGCTAGGGTCCAACCACAGATAGAACAACACAGTACCGCCGTTATACGTTGCATCATGGATAGAGCCATCGGTTTGATGATATATAGCTACCTCAGATGTCGTAAACATCATGGACACTAGTTTGCACACGTGCATGTAAAAGAAATGGTCATGTTCAATCATGAATGGCTGAGATGATATCTCTAATCTACTGTGTCATCCATGCATCCGGCGTCACTAACACTACCACCAACTCTATACTGACCGCCGGTTAAATCTTCTGTAAAAGTTTTCAGTAAGGAAAGAAATCCCGGCAAGTGTGTGTGTATAGTTTTGTTCAAGATTCTTCCTCATTCCCAGACAAGTTCTGAAGATTCTTCTAAAGAAAAAGCTCACTGATCTCGTCTCCACCACGCCAGTCTTTGTCACATACTTGCCAGTTGCCACTGGCGAAAAAAGATGACCGGCGGCTACATTTGGCACGCCACCGCCTAGCCTGACGTATAGACTGGCGCCGTGGCAATAATCTAGACAACACCTAGTTCAATTCAGGTCCCCATTGTTTCTTATTATCTAAATTTCTTTTTCTACCATAGTCATTTGTTCAATCTTGAACCAACTTCCAGAATATCTCTGAAGTTATTCTTTTCTGTCACGAGTCTTTGAAATTCAGATTTTTTTTCGTTTTGTATTTCAGGAAAGATTGAATAGGACGATTGCAGATGCTGTCAGGTTGCTGATCGCATCTGCAATTCAAGATTCTCGCTCTTGGTTCTTACACTCCTAGTCCTATAGCGTCGAAAATATCTTAAGCAACTCTCTGGCACCCTCTGCAAGTAGACAAAAACCCTTTTATATTTGAAAGGTAAGAGTTGACAAAAAGAAAAAACTAGAGGAGGAACAGCTACGTGCAGAAACCACTATCTAGCGTATGACACACCGCCCTAGTGACGCACAGCAGGAGAAAAAAGGACAAGATCGATCGATGATGGAGAGTGTAAGCACACTTACGTCCATGCCGGTGATGGGGCTCTCCGAGTGCCGCCACGCGACGTCACCGGCGTACCGCTCGAAGACGCAGATCATGTTCTCGCGCACGTAGGGCCGGCCGTCCGCTGCCACGAAGACGCCGTCGAGGTagcgcgcgtggcgcgggcaGTCGTTGAGCGGCACCAGCGGCATGGCCTGCAGCCCGAAGCCGTACTCGCCGGCGTCCATGTAGGTCTTGAAGTACCAGGCCTCGGAGGGGTCCATGTACGGCACGAACAGCTCCGACGCCATGCCCTTGTACAGCACCTCCCGGTGCGCGCCCGTGCCCGGGTCCTGCACCCGCGCGCGCGACACCACCATgccggcgcgcgcgtccgcCTTCAGGTGGAGCTCCCACCCGCTCCACCGCACCGTGTGCCCATCCACAAGCTCGACGCCCGGGCCCGACGGCGCCGGCTCAATCGACGGCGTGCGCACCTTCTGGAACCCGAGGCCGGCTCCGTTCGATGCCCGGTTACCTTCTTCTTGCATGTGGCGGGCGTACCGGTAGTCGGTGTTCGCGGCGGCCGGGATCGGGATGCCGGTGCCGCGGTCCGAGATGTGGATGACCTGCCTTATGTCCATGTCGACCAGCACAGTGAGGCCCTCGATAGGGCGCATATAGAAGTTGGCCGTACCCTCGGCGGAGAAGCACTGGACCTTGATCAGCCGGCGGTTCTCCTCGGTGGGGCCGTACCACCCGAGGGAGATGGGCAGGCACGCCACGTCGGACAGACGGACGCCGCGCCGGCGGATGGTGGCGTTGAACGCCGGGTCAGCGAACGGCGCGAAGCAGAGAGACACCTGTTCGTCCATGGTCATGGTCGGATACCCGGAGGCGGGGACAGGCAGAGGAGTCACGGCGCCGCCCGcgaggtcgacggcgaggacgAAGGCCTCGCCGCGGAACCGGACGACcgccacggcgcggcgcggtggcAGCGGGTCGGCGCCCTTCCGCCAGCCCAGGACGACGGCCTTCTCCGGCTCGTCCAGCGCGAGCGAGTGCACGAACAgggacgacggcgacgacgcgAACGGCGGGTGCGCGCGGAGGAGCTCGCGCGCGCGGTTGATCTCGCCGACCGTCAGCGGGTCCAGCGGGTGGCGCGGCACGTCGTTCTCGTGCGACGGCGGCTTGGGCTTGGGCTTCGTCTGGTCGGCCTGGCGGCACCCCCACGGCGCGAACCGGGTGCAGCTGCtgcccgccgcggcggcggcgtcgaagAGCGAGGTTGTGGGCGTGTCGATGCCGCGTGGAAGGTGGAAGGCGGAGCGGAACACGAGGAGGACGAGGGCGGCGCCGAGGGCGAGGAAGATGAGCCGGAGCAGGGAGGTGGAGTGATCCATTGGAGCGGTGGGTGTCTCCTCTCTGGCCTTGGCGTGTGCACTGCACTGAGCTCAGTGAGGAGCGCTGCCGCCGTATATATGGTGAGTTGGTGAGAGTGCTTGGGGCCTTGGGGTGTTGGGACGAGGGCGGCTGCTCCAGTATCGGATTTTTTAAAGAGAGCTGCCGCCTCCTCGCACGAGAGCCCTCGGCGCCTCCCGTGCTGCTAGGTGTACTCTGAAAACTTTGCAAAAAAGTCCTTCAAATATTCAAAATCAACCCGTAGTACCATTGTAGTCCTAGCCGCTCCCGCATTGGCCTACTCCTGTTCTCAACTTGTCATCCgtgcctccctcctctctctcactCAGGGAAGGCGGCGACGGCACGGCCTGGTGAAGGAAGGGGTGGAGCGAGATGCCGACACGGACTCCGACTCCGACGCCTAAGCCTCAGGTGGCCCTCTCTCCCCATTAGGCCCTCGCACCCTGCCCGCGCGCCCTCCCACACGGGGAGACGTGGATCTGAGCGCGTGCTCATGGCGGAGCACCGGCGAGCGCCAAGCGGTGCTAGCGGACGGTgcgcaacagcagcagcacgcCGGAGTGGGGTCATGGCTACATGCCTGGAGCCCTGAACCGGCTGGCTGCCGCTCCTGCGTGTGGCACGCCATGCTCGTGCGGCCGGGCGGCTGGTGGCCAGCGTTGGAGAGCACAGCAGGAAGCACACAGCCGCACGGCAGCAGCCCTGCAGCAGGTATTCCAATCCCCGTTCCCCAATCTCTATTTCAATCTTGAATTCTTGATCCATCATTCTTTAGATTCGTAGATGCGTAACTTCTTTGGCCCAAGAATGAAAAACAATTTAATTTCTAATTCCAGATTGTACAACAACCGACCGGAATCGAAGAAGGGATTTTTCTTTAGGAACAATGGTACAATACAAATACAAATAAATTGGAGCATTTTAATCGGAGCCTCCAGTATTTAGGATTTCTAACATGTTTGTGCTCTTTTTATGAGCAGATTTTGTGTGTTTTGATTTTGCTAGCCCGTGCACTGCATGGGTTCCTGTTAGTTTCTTTGAATTGTCCAACTTGCAGTAGGTTCAGGTTATCGTGCTAATGTTTGATGAAAATGAAAGAGGCGAGGATAGACTGAATCACCCTTAGTTAGGTATTTATTTTGTAGCACACCATGTATAATTAAGCTTGGAATCGAGATATCTTCAAAATTCTGTATTTTATCCTTCACTTATATGAACTATATGTAAGTGGGGTTTGGTACAGTTCTTTAGGTGCTAAGATAGTGACCCTAGGCGTGGAGATTCACCAGTTCCGCCACTGCCCGCACCTCCCCTGCTGGAGGCGACGTTCCGTGAGCCGGGAGACACGGATGCTGTGGTGCCCTCCGCGTTGGCGGCGGATAGAGAGGGAAAGGTAGAGGAGGTTCTGTTGTGCCGATAGCTGCAGTTCCTGCTCATGTCGGTGGTGGGCGCACTGCTGCGGCATACCGACGATGCCATTTACCAGCGCTGCACTTTGGCAGCAGCATTCATGTCAATACCAAGGCCTCGTTTAGATCGCAAATTtgtataacatttggaactttttgctactgtagcgttttcgtttgtatttgacaaattttatctaatcatgatctaactaggcttaaaagattcgtctcgtgatgtacaattaaactgtgcaattagttattttttttacatacatttactgctccatgtaTGTGtgccaaaattgatgtgatggagagagagtgtaaaaattataacatttgCAATGCATCTAAACGGGGCCCAAGGCAAAGGCTTCCGCGCTGGGGAGCCATCGAGGACGCTAGGCGCAGGCTGGGACACTGCAACCACTACTAGCATCTTATCCTCAGTTCAGTTTGTAACTCCTTTTACACCTTTGGTGGCAGTCTTGCAGGTTCAGATCCTTAAAATTTGCCATGTTATTTTGGCTTGGGATCAACAGAAAGTCATCATTTTGCCCTCTTCTTTTAATGTTACAGCGTCTTCTTTGAGAACTTTGTACATGTAAGGTCGACGATTACCTGTGCATCTTCTAAGAACGGAAGCTTCTTTTCTAGGAATAGCAGAGTAGACATGCTCTCTGTCTTCTTGCTGCATTTTGCTTGTTTCTTTTGTTATAAATAGCACTTGTATTAAATATGAGGGCTCTAGGCCTAAATATATACATGTACATGTATTAGCAAATATGCACAAAACCCTTATACAATGAAAAAATTACAAAAAATACATATACATCTAACACCCCTCCCCAAACTCAAGGTGGATCAATGACACTGAGTTTGGAGAGATAGAACCTGTGCTGAACTCTCATGAATCTCATATGTGCCTTAGTGAAGAAGTCTGCCAACCGAAGCTCTGAAAACACATACCGAAGAGTAATAACATTGTCCTGTACCTGTGCTCGTGTATATGAAGCATTAACactgtcggaggatttctccagccgggtacACATACCGAAGAGTAATAACATTGTCCTATACCTGTGCTCGTGTATATGAAGCATTAACactgtcggaggatttctccagccgggtggcggagtgcacccgcctaatcctagtttaggatgagtttggggcaa
The sequence above is drawn from the Panicum hallii strain FIL2 chromosome 7, PHallii_v3.1, whole genome shotgun sequence genome and encodes:
- the LOC112899482 gene encoding primary amine oxidase-like, whose amino-acid sequence is MDHSTSLLRLIFLALGAALVLLVFRSAFHLPRGIDTPTTSLFDAAAAAGSSCTRFAPWGCRQADQTKPKPKPPSHENDVPRHPLDPLTVGEINRARELLRAHPPFASSPSSLFVHSLALDEPEKAVVLGWRKGADPLPPRRAVAVVRFRGEAFVLAVDLAGGAVTPLPVPASGYPTMTMDEQVSLCFAPFADPAFNATIRRRGVRLSDVACLPISLGWYGPTEENRRLIKVQCFSAEGTANFYMRPIEGLTVLVDMDIRQVIHISDRGTGIPIPAAANTDYRYARHMQEEGNRASNGAGLGFQKVRTPSIEPAPSGPGVELVDGHTVRWSGWELHLKADARAGMVVSRARVQDPGTGAHREVLYKGMASELFVPYMDPSEAWYFKTYMDAGEYGFGLQAMPLVPLNDCPRHARYLDGVFVAADGRPYVRENMICVFERYAGDVAWRHSESPITGMDIRESRPKVTLVARMVASVANYDYIMDWEFQMDGLIRIKVGLSGILMVKGTAYSHLRQARENEDMHGTLLSENVIGVIHDHFVTFRLDMDVDGADNSFVRVEMARQETGPGESPRKSYLKATRRVARTEKDAQVRLKLYEPAEFHVINPAKKTRVGNPVGYKVVPAGTAASLLDPEDPPQMRGAFTNNQIWVTPYNKSEEWAGGLFVYQSKGEDTLATWADRDRPIENRDLVLWYTLGFHHIPCQEDFPIMPTVSSGFDLKPFNFFESNPILKQRPTKDDDLPVCAAATTA